In Astyanax mexicanus isolate ESR-SI-001 chromosome 25, AstMex3_surface, whole genome shotgun sequence, a genomic segment contains:
- the synpo2b gene encoding synaptopodin-2, giving the protein MDPITDDPDRSSSLDDSKAWSGSEDPEYDPEGPYCSQDEDHYRESESDTELQDNQESLFQALDPELDGHPEDPPEQYNPEPSSSDYSQEDERQELLRSGKQIDSSAEEQDSGSNSGGSPGSVSECSAHHQEDHQPSDSGSSSAGTPPQLRKHLAQNSLESAESEDEGKEGRAAGEGGEGGGGIEAAPPASYVSDGIQAQSAEQAEQWGAAFLTETTRASRQRARHTCLRRSEGQTERHLKEAKSKCKRIAQLLTAAPNPKSRGVLMFKKRRQRARKFTLVSYGTGKPTDDGFEDEYGFEEDSAGQDFRCSLQATSDSEFDEDYSFHVQGQSALNFYYEYSTQDQGLSASYNCDKMEQLPQTKGKGVMMFAQRRQRIDEITAQHEEMRQKGIPVEAFLETETPAPPVPAFIRQESAPGQQEVQAKQQLQYQEQQYQLQQYQQQQYQQQMSQPLNTGINGVDPYQMSSVSKSLVSNRTAKPFLGGLNQSPTTYSPVKNVPSPIPKKPDNIFKVPVPVNTSPQVWSPTGDVIASRDERIAVPAIKSGILPEAKKRGSNKSRDVPPEEDYLSLGAEACNFMQAPSVRQKKPPPVLPKPAINPACPPWSSEGHASHSPLQAASSHAPAQQPQPATKPWTPSPTQPVPQQHMAGWVPSNPSASYQPTWPSEPQQTSVSIKTPTTPHATPSQSKGPRTTSQVDANSVSSCPPQRGSSYLHASKAPPASPRGHASETGLSDGPAFKGKGAELFARRQSRMEKFVVDAETVQANRDRPPSPTLSMPSTWKYSPNIRAPPPVSYNPIVSPFYPLAAQKQPPPSSSPNAKSKENQGKPKAAPKHLSVVDVMKHQPYQLDTSLFTYNSTPEVKGPSPKTSPVPPPESRRTPSHTPSHLQPTVSGRFPSPTMSPSPVPSSGSTQSLKQGAPAKPGGPVYSRSRSMSLPRRLSSMSTLSPLSSPGIYPTRSPLERHLSWVEPFQKPLSPWEAAARSPLGLVEEAFGPQSVQEAISSSVHSAAHRKSLPEPPLEWKRRVSNDPIPPPRATPPTLSITLPARPSVPDPEKLIVYGPPFRPAQPLTIGIRYTGSSSLPRNFTLQSGGVPAHRVSWRM; this is encoded by the exons ATGGACCCTATCACAGATGACCCTGACAGATCCAGCTCCCTAGATGACTCTAAGGCTTGGTCAGGTTCTGAAGACCCTGAGTATGACCCTGAAGGACCATACTGCTCCCAGGATGAGGACCACTATAGGGAATCTGAGAGTGATACAGAGCTACAGGACAATCAGGAGTCATTGTTCCAGGCTCTGGACCCCGAACTTGACGGCCATCCTGAGGATCCCCCAGAGCAATACAACCCTGAGCCCTCTTCCTCAGACTACTCCCAGGAGGACGAACGCCAGGAGTTGCTCAGATCTGGGAAACAGATTGACAGCTCTGCTGAGGAGCAGGACTCTGGAAGCAACTCTGGAGGCAGCCCAGGTTCTGTCTCAGAGTGCAGTGCCCACCATCAAGAAGATCACCAGCCTTCTGATTCAGGCTCTTCCTCAGCTGGTACCCCACCACAGCTCAGGAAGCATTTGGCTCAGAACAGTTTGGAATCTGCGGAATCAGAAGATGAAGGGAAGGAGGGAAGAGCagcaggagaaggaggagaaggaggaggagggattGAGGCAGCACCTCCCGCATCGTATGTCTCTGATGGAATTCAAGCCCAGAGTGCTGAGCAGGCAGAGCAGTGGGGCGCTGCTTTCCTCACCGAGACCACCAGAGCCAGCAGACAGCGGGCAAGACACACAT GCCTAAGACGAAGTGAGGGGCAGACCGAGAGGCATCTGAAGGAGGCCAAGTCCAAGTGTAAACGCATCGCTCAGCTATTGACAGCCGCACCCAACCCCAAAAGCAGGGGAGTGTTGATGTTCAAGAAGCGCCGGCAAAGAGCCAGGAAATTCACCCTAGTGAGCTACGGTACAGGAAAGCCAACAGACGACGGTTTTGAAGACGAGTACGGATTTGAAGAGGACAGTGCAGGCCAGGACTTTAGATGTTCTCTACAAGCAACCAGTGATTCTGAATTTGACGAAGATTACAGCTTTCATGTGCAGGGTCAAAGTGCTTTGAACTTCTACTACGAGTACAGTACACAAGATCAAGGACTATCTGCAAGTTATAACTGTGACAAAATGGAGCAACTTCCACAGACAAAAGGAAAAGGAGTTATGATGTTCGCCCAGAGGCGCCAAAGGATTGACGAAATTACTGCACAGCATGAGGAGATGAGGCAGAAGGGCATACCTGTGGAAGCATTTTTGGAAACTGAGACTCCTGCACCTCCAGTTCCTGCCTTTATTCGGCAAGAAAGCGCCCCAGGACAGCAAGAAGTACAGGCCAAGCAACAACTACAGTATCAGGAACAGCAATATCAGCTACAGCAATATCAGCAACAGCAATATCAGCAACAGATGTCCCAGCCTTTAAACACTGGGATAAATGGTGTAGATCCCTACCAGATGTCTTCCGTGTCCAAATCCCTTGTGTCCAACAGAACCGCCAAACCATTCCTTGGTGGTCTAAATCAGTCCCCAACAACCTATTCTCCTGTCAAAAATGTCCCAAGCCCAATACCCAAAAAACCTGACAACATCTTCAAAGTTCCTGTCCCAGTAAACACAAGCCCGCAGGTGTGGTCTCCCACGGGTGACGTCATTGCCTCTCGTGATGAACGCATTGCAGTACCAGCGATTAAATCTGGAATTCTGCCAGAGGCAAAAAAGAGAGGGTCAAATAAAAGCAGAGACGTTCCTCCAGAGGAAGACTATCTTAGTCTTGGTGCAGAGGCCTGCAATTTCATGCAAGCTCCATCAGTCAGGCAAAAGAAACCTCCACCTGTCCTTCCAAAGCCTGCCATCAACCCAGCCTGCCCACCATGGTCTTCAGAGGGCCATGCCTCTCACAGTCCCCTTCAAGCAGCATCAAGTCATGCCCCTGCTCAGCAACCTCAGCCGGCCACCAAACCCTGGACGCCATCACCAACTCAGCCAGTGCCACAGCAGCATATGGCTGGGTGGGTGCCATCAAACCCTTCAGCTTCATATCAGCCCACCTGGCCTTCAGAACCACAGCAGACATCCGTGAGTATCAAGACCCCAACCACACCCCACGCAACTCCCTCGCAGTCAAAGGGCCCACGGACTACATCACAAGTTGATGCTAATTCTGTGTCTTCCTGTCCACCCCAACGAGGGAGCTCCTACCTCCATGCATCCAAGGCTCCACCAGCTTCTCCAAGGGGGCATGCCTCAGAAACAGGGCTCTCTGATGGGCCAGCCTTTAAGGGAAAAGGTGCAGAACTCTTTGCCAGGCGACAGTCCCGTATGGAGAAGTTTGTGGTTGATGCTGAGACTGTGCAGGCCAACAGAGACAGGCCCCCTTCACCTACACTCTCCATGCCAAGCACTTGGAAGTATTCCCCAAACATCCGGGCCCCTCCTCCAGTGTCCTACAATCCCATTGTGTCCCCTTTCTACCCTCTTGCAGCACAGAAGCAGCCCCCTCCTTCAAGTAGCCCTAATGCAAAGTCCAAAGAAAACCAAGGGAAACCCAAGGCAGCACCCAAACATCTCAGTGTTGTGGATGTCATGAAACACCAGCCGTACCAGCTAGACACCTCACTCTTCACCTATAACTCCACCCCAGAGGTGAAGGGTCCAAGTCCCAAAACCTCTCCTGTGCCCCCTCCAGAGTCTAGGCGAACCCCTTCCCACACCCCTAGCCATCTCCAACCCACCGTTTCTGGTCGTTTCCCATCCCCTACCATGTCCCCTTCCCCAGTCCCATCTTCTGGAAGTACCCAGTCACTTAAACAAGGTGCTCCTGCCAAACCTGGCGGACCG GTCTACAGCCGGAGCCGCTCCATGTCTCTGCCCCGGAGACTGTCCTCCATGTCCACCCTGTCCCCACTGTCCAGTCCAGGCATTTATCCCACCCGTAGCCCCCTGGAGAGACACTTGTCCTGGGTGGAGCCTTTTCAGAAGCCCCTCAGCCCTTGGGAGGCAGCAGCCCGAAGCCCCTTGGgtctggtggaagaagctttTGGTCCTCAGAGC